In one Drosophila pseudoobscura strain MV-25-SWS-2005 chromosome X, UCI_Dpse_MV25, whole genome shotgun sequence genomic region, the following are encoded:
- the Ptpmeg2 gene encoding tyrosine-protein phosphatase non-receptor type 9 isoform X6 encodes MTNREDELLANITVGTVTGVTGVTGVTGVTGVTGVTGVAGVTGVSGTAAVAATTNGSSSGSGTGSGTAAAAAAATIISAVHQLADNNTTVVTVSNGEASNDATSGGITEPNENITINGLSPSHRGSGSAATGGGGSAAPGGGGGTSPLKLNTSGVPLDGGGVPKATTGLGAPTATGAGAGTVAGLAVRATGGGPGAEATNGGEFWSENPPSSASSGFSDDDSLAGQEGDPKPIEQIVQMVMQRGRHGLVKEYTDIRNRTPDGTFLHARMRANLTKNRYTDVLCFDHSRVVLAQEDGVEELSDYINANFVDGYKQKNAYISTQGPLPKTSHDFWRMIWEQHCLVIVMTTRVMERGRVKCGQYWEPTEDSSLEYGDFHVRTISVECNEDYTVASLELRNIKTDEIRNVSHWQFTSWPDYGVPSSAMAVLNFLQKVRDKQAELVEALGDTWAGHARGPPIVVHCSAGIGRTGTFITLDICISRLEDVGTADIRGTVEKIRSQRAYSIQMPDQYVFCHLALIEYAYSRGMLQTVDLAGFDEREPDSE; translated from the exons ATGACGAATCGTGAGGACGAGCTGCTTGCCAATATCACAGTGGGCACAGTCACTGGAGTCACTGGAGTCACTGGAGTCACTGGAGTCACTGGAGTCACTGGAGTCACCGGAGTCGCTGGAGTCACTGGTGTCTCAGGTACGGCAGCTGTGGCAGCAACCACCAatggcagtagcagtggcagtggcaccgGCAgtggaactgctgctgctgctgcagctgcaaccaTCATAAGCGCCGTCCatcagctggcggacaacaACACCACCGTGGTGACTGTCAGCAACGGTGAGGCCAGCAACGATGCCACCTCTGGGGGCATCACAGAGCCCAACGAGAACATCACAATCAATGGCCTGAGTCCCAGTCAtcgcggcagcggcagtgctgccactggcggcggtggcagtgcTGCccctggcggcggcggcggcacatCACCCCTCAAGCTCAACACCAGCGGCGTTCCCTTGGACGGCGGTGGCGTCCCCAAAGCCACCACAGGCCTGGGAGCCCCCACTGcgacaggagcaggagctggcaCTGTGGCAGGACTGGCGGTACGGGCCACGGGCGGCGGCCCTGGTGCTGAGGCCACCAATGGCGGAGAGTTCTGGTCGGAGAATCCACCCAGCAGCGCCTCGTCGGGCTTCAGCGACGACGACAGTCTGGCCGGCCAGGAGGGCGATCCCAAGCCCATCGAGCAGATTGTGCAGATGGTGATGCAGCGGGGACGCCACGGACTGGTGAAGGAGTATACGGACATTAGGAACAGGACGCCCGACGGCACCTTCCTACATGCGCG aATGCGCGCCAACCTGACCAAAAACCGATACACAGATGTCCTCTGCTTCGATCACAGTCGAGTGGTGCTGGCACAGGAGGACGGCGTCGAGGAGCTGTCCGATTACATAAATGCGAATTTTGTCGATGGCTACAAACAGAAGAATGCATATATTTCAACTCAAG GTCCATTACCAAAGACATCCCATGACTTTTGGCGCATGATCTGGGAGCAACATTGTTTAGTTATAGTGATGACAACGCGCGTGATGGAGCGCGGGCGTGTGAAATGCGGCCAATACTGGGAGCCGACTGAAGATAGTTCCTTAGAGTACGGCGACTTCCATGTGCGAACAATTAGCGTTGAGTGCAACGAGGACTATACGGTTGCCTCGTTGGAATTGAGAAACATAAAG ACTGACGAAATTCGCAATGTCTCACATTGGCAGTTCACCAGCTGGCCGGATTACGGTGTTCCCAGCTCGGCCATGGCCGTGCTGAACTTCCTCCAGAAGGTGCGCGACAAGCAGGCGGAGCTCGTCGAAGCTTTGGGCGATACCTGGGCGGGACATGCGCGCGGTCCACCGATTGTGGTGCACTGCAGCGCCGGCATCGGGCGTACAG GAACATTCATCACCTTGGACATTTGCATATCGCGTCTGGAGGATGTGGGAACGGCGGATATACGCGGCACCGTTGAGAAGATACGCTCGCAGCGCGCCTACTCCATCCAAATGCCCGATCAGTATGTGTTCTGCCATCTGGCCCTCATCGAGTACGCCTACTCGCGCGGCATGCTCCAGACGGTCGATCTGGCAGGCTTCGATGAGCGCGAACCGGACTCGGAGTAG